The genomic region ACCCAGGCAACCGAAACGCCGATTGCCGAGCCGATATCCGCCGCCGCAATAGACGACCTCTTCCGGGTCGACGCCTGCTTCCAGCGCCGCAAGCGCTGTAACCGGTTTGAAGGTTGAACCGGGCGGATACATGCCAAGCAGCGATTTATTGCGCAGCGGCACGCGCTCATCCTCGGAGAGCATATTATATTCGGGATGGCTGATACCGTCGGAAAAACTGTTTGGATCAAAACATGGCATGGACGCCATGGCAAGGACATGGCCGGTCTGGCAGTTCATGACGACCGCCGCGCCCGATTCATTGCCAAGCCGCCGCCCGACATATTCCTGCAGGCCCGCATCGACAGTCAGCTGCAATGTTTCACCGGGTCGGTCTGGTCGCGTATCGAGTTCACGCACGAGCTGGCCGCGCGCAGTAACCTCAGCCCGCCGGGCGCCGGGTTCGCCGCGCAGCGTCTCTTCGAAAGTCTTTTCCAAGCCATCCTTGCCGACCTTGAAGCCGGGAAAGAGCAGCAGGGGATCCTCGTCCTCTTCGAGATATTGTTCGCGCGTTGGTGCTCCGACATAGCCAACGAGATGTCCGACCGCGGCGCCCGCTGGATAATGGCGGGCGAAACCCTGAATAGGTGCAACGCCCGGCAAGTCTGGCAACCGGACATTGACGGCGGCAAATTTTTCCCATTCCAGGCCGGCCGCGACCTGCACGGGTTGGGCGCCGGGAACGGTGTCGAGTTCTTCGTTGATCCGTTCCAGTTCTTCGGCAGGCAGGTCCAATAATTCTGTGAGTGCGGCCAGGACAGGCTCGCGATCATTCAGGCGATCAGGGATCACGTCGACGCGAAAGTCGGACCGGTTCATGGCGATAGGCTGACCCTCGCGATCGATGATCCAGCCGCGCCGCGGGGGTATCAGGCTCAGCTGGACGCGATTGCTTTCCGACAGCAGCTGCCATTGCTCATTTTCGGCAATCGAAATCCAGGCCATGCGTGCGCCCAACAGCCCGGCAACACCAAGCTGCGCGCTACCCAGCAGGATTGAACGGCGCGAATACATGGTCCTGCGCATATTATCGTTGATCGACAACGATGGCCGACGTTTCACAGCATCAGCCTCCGCCGGTCGAGCCGCGCACATAGGCGCAGTACGAGCGGAAACAGCAAGATCGACGCAGCAATCTGGGGCAGGAGCGGCACGATAAGCCAGCCGCCACCTGTCAACGCATTCAACACCATGGCGCCCATGATATAGAAAGTCAGCGCGCCTGTCGCGGCAAACCAGTCAATCCAGTAATCGCGCCACATTGCGCGGTTCTCCGCAATGTCGAGCGCCAACAAGATTATGGTCCACAGCAGCATACCGCTGCCGAGCGGATTGCCGGATAATAGATCGTCGAACAGGCCAAAGGGCAGGCCCGCCCAGATCGGCCAGACCTCAGGTCGTAAGAAGCGCCAGGCAAGAAAGACCATCAGTGCAAGCGGTGGCATCAAGGGCGCTTGGGCGACCAGCGGAATGAGGCATAACAGTGAGCCAGCAATCACACTGGCGGCCGGGATCAGACTGAGCTGTGCTCGCACCAGGGCGAGGTTTTCATCCGCTCCCCGCAACCGGCTCATGACGGACTCGAAAAGCCCGGAGCGGGGGTCTCATCTGCATCTTCGGAGTCATCGTCCGCTTCGCTGCTTTCCTCAACCGTTGGCTCATAGGCGGGCTGGACGATCGCAAAATCGAGCGAGGCTGGATTGGCAAGGGGTGTCGCCAGGGCTGAGTCACCAAATACTTCGATAATCACGGCGACCGGGACATTCGGTGGATAGATTCCGCCCGTGCCGCTGGTGATCAGCACATCGCCTTCTTCGAATGGGCTGCGCCCGGCTTCAAGCGCGCGGACCTCAACCTGTCCGTCGCCGCGGCCGGTGGTGAAAGCGGGTGTGCCATCGCGGGTTAGGCGCACGGGAACGATGTTGGAGCGATCAGTGAGGAGCAGGACCCGCGATGATGACCGCCCGCTATCGATGATCCGCCCGACCAGTCCATCGCCAGCCATGACCGGTTGCCCAGATTCGACACCCGAGCTGGTGCCGGCGAATAATGTCGCCGTACGCCGGGCGCTGGTCAGGCTCGAATTTACAAGACGCGCAGTCGCCAGGATTTCGCTCTCGCCCTCGATCAGATTGACCAGGGCACGCAGTCGGCGATTTTCGAGATCTGTAGCCTGAGCTTCGATCAGCCGCCGCCGCGCGATCTCCAATTCCTCGCGCAGTTCTGCATTTTGGCGTCCGGCATTCCACCAGTTGGCGACATAGTTATCGATCCGCCCGCCGCTCTGTACAGCGCCGCGACCGGTTGAAGATATCGGTGCGGTAACATCGCTGACCGTGCCGCGAATGGCCGCATAGCCCTGCGGGTCAAACATGGCGATCAGGATCAGGCCGACACCAACAAGTGCACCGGAAATTGCGACGACATAACCGGCAAACAGGCCGAAGCGCGCGCGGCGGGAGAATCCGGGGCGCTTCGATCCTTTAACGGCCACTGGCCTTCTCCCTTGGCTTATTCGGCCGGATTAACCGGTGCTCAGGACGCCGCGGAAGATTTCCTCTTCGAGAGCCCGCCCGGTGCCGAGTGCGACGCAGGTCAGCGGATCTTCTGCAACCGTAACCGGCAGGCCGGTTTCGCGGCGGAGAACTTCATCAATGCCTTCGAGCAGCGCGCCGCCGCCGGTCAGGACGATACCCTGATCGACAATATCCGCGGCGAGTTCCGGTGCGGTATTTTCGAGCGCGATACGAACGCCTTCGACAATTGTGCCAACCGGTTCGCTCAATGCTTCGGCGAGCTGGCCCTGGTTGATCGAAATCTCTTTCGGGACGCCGTTAACAAGATCACGACCCTTGATGTGGATCGTCTGGCCCTTGCCGTCGGCCGGCATCAGCGCAACGCCCACTTCCTTCTTGATCCGCTCAGCCGTTGCTTCGCCGATCAGCAGGTTGTGGTTGCGGCGGACATAGGAGGAAATCGCTTCGTCCATCTTGTCCCCGCCGGTCCGCACCGATGTGGTGTACGCCAGACCACGCAATGAGAGCACGGCAACTTCGGTCGTGCCGCCGCCAATATCGACGACCATCGACCCAATCGGTTCGGTCACCGGCATGTCGGCACCGATCGCCGCAGCCATCGGTTCCTCGATCAGGAACACCTGGCTCGCGCCAGCATTGGAGGCCGCATCGCGAATGGCGCGGCGTTCCACCTTGGTCGAGCCAGACGGCACGCAGATCACGATCTGCGGCCAGCGCGGAAAACGACGCGCGCCATGGACCTTCTGGATGAAGTGTTTGATCATCTGTTCGGCGACATCGATATCGGCGATCACACCATCGCGCAGGGGGCGGATGGCTTCGATTGCGTCGGGCGTCTTGCCCATCATCACCTTGGCGTCTTCGCCAACAGCGCGCACTTTCTGGATGCCATTTTCGGTCTCGATGGCGACCACAGACGGCTCGTTCAGAACCACGCCGCGGCCGCGGACATAAACGACGGTGTTGGCCGTACCCAGATCGATCGCCATGTCATGAGACATGATCTTGAAAAAACGTTGGAACCACATGGTTGGATTATTCTCGTGCAAAGTGTTTAAAGCGTAAGGAATCAGCGCGTGACAGCCCTTCACACCCCCATAGCGACTATCAGTGCTTTTGCACTAATAAATTCCGCGAATCGCTGTGGATCAACCGCTCGTGCAGGTCCGGGACATGGGGTAAAGACTTTCTATGCCAATTCGCCGCCTGCCTGAACATCTCGTCAATCGCATTGCCGCCGGCGAAGTCGTCGAGCGACCGGCCTCGGCGCTCAAGGAATTGGTTGAAAACGCTATAGATGCTGGGGCTCAGCGCATTGTCGTGCGCTTGACGTCGGGCGGCATTGACCGGGTCGAGGTGATCGATGACGGCTGCGGGATGAGTGCCGAAGAGATGGCGCTCGCGCTCGAACGTCATGCCACATCCAAGCTGCCGGACGATGATCTTGAGGACGTCGAAACGCTCGGTTTTCGGGGTGAAGCGCTGCCCTCGATCGCCAGCGTGGCGCGACTGACATTGGAAAGCCGGGTGCGCGGTGCAGAAGGCTGGTCGCGGATCGTTGATAATGGCGATCTGGTTGTCGAAGGGCCAGCAGCCTTGCCGCCGGGTACCCGGGTCGTCGTCGATAATCTGTTTGCCAAGGTGCCGGCGCGCCGAAAATTCTTGCGCACGCCGCGCTCCGAATATGCCGCGGCGGCTGACGCTGTCCGTCGCTTGGCGATGGCGCGACCAGACATTGGCTTTACGCTCGAACATGACGGACGGCGAAATATTTCGGTCCAGCCAGGCGAGACGCGTGCCGAACGCGTTGCCGGTCTGACAAACCGCGAGCTGACCGAGAATAGCGTTGTTGTCGAGTATCAACGCGGCACTGCGAAGCTCGAAGGGGTGGCGAGCCTGCCAACCTTCAATCGCGGGGTTGCCGATCATCAATATCTGTTCGTCAACGGCCGTCCGGTGAAGGATCGGTTGCTGATCGGAGCGGTCCGCGGCGCCTATCAGGACTTGCTCGCCCGCGATCGTCACCCGGTTTTGGCGCTGTTCCTGACCATTCCGCACGGCGATGTGGATGTGAATGTGCATCCGGCCAAGACGGAAGTGCGATTTCGCGAGGCCGGGAATATTCGCGGGCTGATCGTTGGCGGTCTGCGCCATGCGCTCGATGAGGCTGGATTCCGTAGCGTTCAGCGCCCATCAGCAGGGGCTTTGGGGAATTGGCAGACCGAACCTGTCGGTGCAGGCGCTGGACAGTCGCCCACAGGGGCGCCAACGGCTTATCCACGATCTTATCAACAGGATTATCGACAAGGCGGCGCTTTCTTCACACCACAAGGTCCCAATGCCGACCAAGCCACTGGCCAGGCAAGCGTTTGGGATCAATCGCCGGACTATCAGCCAGCGCCCGAAGGCCGCGCCGAAGCGGCGGAACAGCCGGTTCCGGACGCAACCGAACACCCGCTCGGTATTGCCCGTGGCCAGGTGTCCGAAACCTATATTGTAGCAGAAGCCGAAGACGGGCTGGTGATCGTCGATCAGCATGCCGCGCATGAACGCCTTGTGCTCGAACGGATGAACCGGGCGATGGCCGAGGGCGGTGTCGCATCCCAAGGATTACTGGTGCCGGAGATCGTCGAGCTCGACGAAAGCGCCTGCGATGCGCTCGAAGAACGGATTGGTGAGCTGACGGAGCTGGGTCTGGAGCTGGAACGGTTCGGGCCCAAGGCAATAATGGTGCGCGCGACACCCGCGATGCTTGGCGGTGGTGACGTCAAAGGACTGGTGACCGATCTTGCTGATGAGATTGCCGCTTATGACCAGCATCTCAGCTTGAAAGAGAAACTCGATCATGTCGCCGCGACAATGGCGTGCCACGGATCGGTTCGCGCCGGGCGCGTGCTCAACGTGGCCGAAATGAACGCCTTGCTCCGCGAAATGGAAGTGACGCCCCATAGCGGCCAATGCAATCACGGCCGCCCGACTTGGGTGAAACTTGGCCATGGCGATATCGAGAAGCTGTTCGGGCGGAAATGATGGTTGAAGTGATGGCCGTCTCACGCAAGGGATCGCACGGCATCGCCAAGCCCAATGTCGATATGATCCGCTTGATCGACGGCCATGGCGTTGATGGCGATGCGCATTTTGGTAAGACGGTGCAGCATCTGTCGCGCATTGCGAAAAATCCCGATCAGCCCAATCTGCGCCAGGTCCATCTGATCCATGCCGAACTGTTCGAGGAAGTTGCGGCAAAGGGCTTTGCGGTCGCACCCGGCGATATGGGAGAGAATATCACGACCAAGGGCGTGAATCTGCTGGCGCTGCCCGAGGGCACCGAACTTGTACTGGGCGATACGGCGCGCATTCGGGTGACCGGCCTCCGCAATCCCTGCAAGCAGCTAAACGGTCATGCGCCGGGGCTGATGGATGCGGTCCTTGATCGCGATGCGGCGGGCAATCTCATCCGCAAGGCCGGGATCATGGCGGTGGTGATCACCGGCGGCGATGTACGGGCAGGGGATCCGATTGCCGTCGAATTACCGGCGGATGAGCATCGCGCTTTGCAGCCAGTCTAAATCCCATTGGCAGCGCTGAGCACGGCCCGGACACTGGCGGTTGCAACGTCGCGGCTAATGCCAACGCCGAACACGGTATTACCGTCCCCATCGACACATTCGAGATAGGCTGCAGCCTGGGCATCTGCGCCATGACCGATCGCGTGCTCGTTGTAATTCACAACATCGAGCGTGATGCCCCATTCGTCGGACAGCGCTGCGAGCACGCTCGAAATCAGACCATTGCCACGACCGCTGACGGACCGTTGCTCGCCGCGATGGACGATCGTGCCGGTAAAGATGCGATCGCCATTGGCCCGGCTTTCCTCATAGTCCACCAGCTCGAACCGCTGCTCGCCCGACAGGCCATAGCGTTTCTGGAAGGCGTGCCAGATATCATCGGCATTCAGCTCGCGGCTCGTCTCGTCGGCGAGTTCTTGTACCACCAGGCTGAAATGCGCTTGCAGGCGTTTGGGCAGTTTTAGTCCCTGATCCTGCTGCAGGACCCAGGCAACACCACCTTTGCCGGACTGCGAGTTCACGCGGATCACGGCTTCATAATCGCTGCCGATATCGCGCGGGTCGAGCGGGAGATAGGGTACTTCCCACAGCTCGTCATTGCGCGCTTCCTGGGCGGCAAATCCCTTTTTGATTGCGTCCTGATGCGACCCGGAAAAGGCCGTGAACACCAGCTCGCCGCCATAGGGGTGGCGCGGATGCACAGGGAGCTGGTTGCAATATTCGACGGTCGATTTGATCTCGTTGATCTCGGAAAAATCGAGGCCCGGATGGACGCCCTGGCTGTACATGTTGAGGCCCATTGTGACGAGATCGCAATTGCCGGTGCGCTCGCCATTGCCGAACAGGCAGCCTTCGATCCGATCCGCACCCGCCATCAAGCCGAGCTCGGCCGCAGCGATGCCGGTCCCGCGATCATTATGCGTGTGCAGCGAGATGATGACACTGTCACGCCGCGAGATATGCCGCCCGAAATATTCGATCTGGTCGGCATAGATATTAGGCGTCGCCGCTTCGACGGTGGCAGGCAGATTGAGGATCAGTGGCTTGTCGGGCGTCGGGTCGATTATTGCGATCACTTCGTCACAGATGCGCACGCTGAGATCGATCTCGGCGGTCGAGAAGGTCTCTGGCGAATATTCGAAATGCCAGTCGGTCTCCGGATATTTTGCCGCCTGCGCCATCAGCGTGTCAGCGCCGCGCTTGGCGATATCGATCACGCCGTCCTCGTCCATCTGGAAGACGATCTTGCGCCAGGCTGGCGATATCGCGTTGTAGAGATGGACGATCGCCTGTTTCGCACCGGCCATGCTCGCGAAGGTTGTTTCAATGAGATCGCCGCGCGATTGGGTGAGCCCCTGGATCATTACATCCTCCGGGATCGCATCACCTTCGACGAGCCCGCGGATGAAATCGAAATCGGTGGCGCCTGATGCGGGGAAGCCAACCTCGATTTCCTTGAGGCCGATTTTTACGAGTAGATCGAAGAAGCGGCGTTTCTTCTCGCCGTCCATCGGATCGATCAGCGCCTGATTGCCATCGCGAAGATCGGTTGAGAGCCAGCGCGGTGGTGCGGTGATCGTTTGGGACGGCCATTGGCGGTCCGGCAGATCGATCTGCGGAAAGGGTCGGTATTTTTGTGACGGGTCGGTGATCATCGGCATGACTATCGCCTGTTGTTCTTCGGTTTCGGTGATTTGCTGAGGGAGCCCTTAGGCCGTGTGTGCTGCATCCAGCACCAATGGCACGCCTAAGGGCGTGTAAGTCGAAGAATTAGCAAGGCGCGGTGCGCTGTCATGGTGACGGTTTGTGACGGCAAATGGTTAACAAGTCCAGTGCCGAAGCCGTTTTGTGCGCGATAAAGCCGAGCCATCGGCAGATAAATCGAAACTTTTGTAACGCTTTTCACCGATCCGACGAAACCAACAGGGAGCTCGGCGGAGAAATACTCACGCTGCCCGGCCAAGAGATATACTTGTTGGAGAAATGACATGAATAAATTGGTTCTGGCCATCGCAGCCGTCGCACTCAGCGCGTCTGCCTGTGCGCCGCAAACAGTTACCGAAGAAGCATCGGCAGAAGATATCCTGGCCGAGGTTACTGATGCCAATACCGGTCCGGTCTATACCGGTTCCGGCCGCAACATCGCGATCAGCGGCTATGACGCCGTGTCCTATTTTGTCGGTGACGGCACGCCTGTTCCGGGCAATGAAGCCCATGCTGTCGTCTATAATGGCGTGCAGTATCACTTTGCGAACGGCGAAAATGCCGAGACGTTCCAGGCGGATCCAGCGCGCTATGCGCCGGCCTATGGTGGCTATTGCGCATGGGCTGCTGCGGGCGGCGATCTCGCACCAGGTGATCCCGAAACCTATCGGATTGTCGATGATCGGCTCTATCTGAACTTTAACGGTGCAGTTCAGCAGCGTTGGGAAGCCGATATCCCCGGCTTCATCGAGAGCGCGGACGAGAATTATCCGCGCTTCGCATCGGATGCAGAATCCGGCGACTCCCTCGAAGGCTAATTCAGTTTGATTACCGGCAAGGCCGCGTACCCAATCGGTGCGCGGCCTTGACCGTTTCTAGTTCTTGGCTTTGTCGACAAGCTTGTTGGCGCCGATCCATGGCATCATCGCCCGCAACTCTGCACCGGTCTTTTCGATCGGATGCTCGGCCTGCAATTTGCGGGCTGCCTTCATTTCCGGATTACCCATGCGGTTGTCCGTTATGAAGCGCTGGACGAATTTACCCTTTTGGATGTCATCCAGAACGCGCTTCATCTCGGCCTTGGTTTCGTCGGTGATGACGCGTGGGCCGGTGTGATAATCGCCATATTCTGCGGTGTTCGAGATCGAATAGCGCATATTGGCAATGCCGCCTTCATACATCAGGTCGACGATCAGCTTCACTTCGTGGAGGCATTCGAAATAGGCCATTTCCGGCGCATAACCGGCTTCGGTCAGCGTTTCGAAGCCTGCCATGACGAGGCTCGTTAGCCCGCCGCACAACACGGCCTGCTCACCAAAGAGATCGGTTTCGCATTCCTCGCGGAAGGTTGTCTCAATAACGCCCGAGCGCCCGCCGCCAACACCGCTCGCATATGCGAGGCTGACGTCATGCGCATTGCCCGTCGCGTCCTGGGCGATCGCCATGAGGCAGGGGACACCGCCGCCGCGCTCATATTCGGCGCGAACCGTGTGGCCCGGGCCTTTCGGTGCGATCATGATAACATCGAGATCGGCGCGCGGCTCGATCAGCCCGAAATGCACGTTCAGCCCATGGGCAAAGGCAAGCGCCGCGCCTTCTTTCATGTTCGGAGCAAGGTCGTCTGCGTAAATCTCGGCCTGATGCTCATCCGGAGCGAGCATCATGACGATATCGGCCCAGGCGGCTGCTTCGGCATTGCTCATAACTTGAAAGCCAGCGCCCACTGCCTTTTGCCGCGTCGCAGATCCTTCGCGCAGGGCAATCGCCACATCCGTGACGCCACTATCGCGAAGATTTTGCGCATGGGCATGGCCTTGGCTGCCATAGCCGATGATCGCGATCTTCTTGCCTGTGATCAGGCCCAGATCGGCATCGGCATCATAATAGACGCGCATAAATTCATACTCCCTGTTTTTGCGTTGGACGGCGGAAATAGTCGGTCATCCGTGTCCAGTAATATGAAACCACATAGATCGAGACCGGTAGTCCCAGCGCGATGCCGCTGTACCAGTTCCAATCCCAAATATTGACGGCACCGATCACAGCCAGAATTGGCAGCAACGGCCAGATCCTGAGAATGATGATCCAGGCCATCGCAAGACTTGCCAACACCCAGTGCATTTCATGTTCGAGCGCCATGAACACCGCCGAGCCAAAGGCGATGAAGTAGAAAAAGGCGATGATGATCGCCGAGATGCTGAGAATTTCGCGCATGGCGGCTTGCTCTAGCTCGCTTCCTTGCCTCGGCCAATGGCGACGACGCCGGTGCGGGCGACCTCGACCAGGCCCACTTCGCGCATCAGATCGATAAAACTGTCGACCTTTTCGCTGTTGCCGGTGACTTCAAAAACAAAGCTCGCGGTCGTCGAATCCACGACCCGCGCGCGATACACATCGGCGAGCCGCAAGGCCTCGATCCGCGCATCGCCAGTTCCGGCGACTTTCACAAGCGCCATGTCGCGCTCAACATGCGGGCCGATTTCGGTGAGGTCGGTGACCTTGTAGACCGGCGGCATGCTCTCGGTTTGGGCGATGATCTGCTCGATAACCCGCGGCGAACCGGACGTAACGATGGTGATCCGGCTGATAGTTTCATCTTCGCTGACATCCGTCACCGTCAGGCTTTCAATATTATAGCCGCGCGCCGTGAACATGCCGGCAATCCGCGCAAGGATGCCCGGCTCATTGTCGACCAGGATGGAGAGGGTATGCCGTTCGCCGGCTTCGGTGAGTATTTTCATGAGCGGGCACCAACCGTGAAAAATGTAACTCCCTCCATGCCGAGCGAAGTCGAGGCATGTTGTCGAGCGAAGTCGAGACTGAGCGTGCTTCTCGGCTTCGCTCGAAGCGAGCCCTCGACTACGCTCGGGACAGGCGGGCTGATCGCAATTTTCATCAGACCAGCGCCTTGGCTTCATCATCCATCGTTCCCGATACAGTGTCGGATTCGAGGAGCATCTCGGTATGGGCAGCGCCTGACGGGATCATCGGGAAGCAGTTGGCGAGCTTGGCCACGGCACAATCCACCAGGACCGGTCCGTCATGGGCCAGCATGGCTTCAATCCCGCTCTCCAGATCATCGGGAGATTCGATCTTGATACCCTTCCAGCCATAGGCTTCCACCAACTTCACAAAATCTGGCAAGGAATCGCTGTAACTCTCAGAATATCGACCAGAATATGTCAGTTCCTGCCACTGGCGAACCATCCCCATATATTCATTGTTGAGGATGAAGACTTTCACCGGCAGGCGATACTGGCTGGCCGTGCCGAGCTCCTGGATATTCATCTGGATCGATGCTTCGCCGGCAATATCGATGACGAGCGCGTTCGGATTGCCGATTTGCGCGCCGATCGCGGCCGGCAAGCCATAGCCCATTGTCCCGAGGCCCCCGGACGTCAGCCATTTATTGGGGCTTTCGAAGCCGAAATGCTGAGCTGCCCACATCTGATGCTGCCCGACTTCGGTGGTGATGATCGGATTATGCGCATGGGTGGCTTTCCAGAGTGCTTGGATCGCCGCCTGCGGCATGATTTCTTCCTTGGATTCCGGGAAAGCCAAGCATTTGGTTGCCCGCCATCCGTCGATCCGCGCCCACCAATCCTGGAGATCGGCCTTTTGATATTGCCGCGCCTTCCAGATTTTGACCATATCTTCCATTGCGCGGCCGGCATCGGCATTGATGGCGAGGTCAACCGGAACGATCTTGTTGATCGAGCTGCGATCGATATCGATATGTATCTTCTTGGAATGCGGTGCAAAAGCATCGAGACGGCCGGTTACCCGGTCATCAAAACGGGCGCCGATCGCAATAATCAGATCAGCCTTGTTCATCGCCATATTGGCTTCAAAGGTGCCGTGCATGCCGAGCATGCCCATCCACTGGTCCGATGAGGCCGGCAAAGCGCCCAATCCCATCAGTGTCGAAGTGACCGGTGCACCGGTGATCCGGGCGAGTTCCTGCAACATCATGCTGGCACCCGGGCCGGAATTGATGATCCCGCCGCCAGTATAGAAGATCGGCCGCTCCGCTGCGGCGATCATTTCGACCGCTGCTTCGATATTCTTGGGGTCCGGCTTGTCGCGCGGAACATAGGCTTTGTGCGGCATCGGCCCCGATTTGCGGTACCGTCCGGTAGCGACCTGCACATCCTTTGGGATATCGACCACAACCGGGCCTGGTCGGCCGGTGGTTGCGATGAAAAAGGCTTCCTGCATCACGCTACCCAGCTTGTCCGGGTCTTTGACGAGATAATTATGCTTGGTGCAGTGGCGCGTAATGCCAACCGTATCCGCTTCCTGGAACGCGTCCGTGCCGATCAGGGTGGAGGGGACCTGGCCGGTGATAACCACCATCGGTATCGAATCCATCAGCGCATCGGTGATGCCGGTTACCGCATTGGTTGCGCCAGGACCCGATGTAACCAGGACGACACCGGGTTTACCCGTGGCCCGCGCATAGCCTTCGGCAGCATGGGCCGCGCCTTGCTCGTGACGGCACAAAATATGGCGAATTCGCGTCTGTTTGAACAGCGAGTCATAGATTGGCAGCACGGCGCCGCCCGGATAGCCGAAAATGACTTCCACGCCGCAATCCAACAGCGCTTCGACCAATATATCTGCCCCGGCTTTTTCGTTCGCCATGATATCCATCCATTACCCAATGTTGCGCCGCAATAGCAGCGCGGGAACCGGGCTGCTAGACATGTAAAAATTGTCTGTCAATCGATATTATTGTAATTTAGTTACAATATTCTTTTCAATATCATCATATTCTGATTCATTGATGCGCGGCCATGCCTCGGGGGACTGATTGGAGAACCAGGTATATTGCCGTTTGGCGTAGCGGCGCGTTGCTTGAGCGGTTGTGGCAATAGCTTCTTCGCGGCTTTGCGCTCCCGCCAGAAAAGCCCTGATTTCCGGGACTCCGATCGCCCGCATGATGGGAAGAGATGGATCCAAATCACGCGCCACCAACGCTTCAACCTCGTCTACTGCACCGCTGTCGAACATATCCGCAAAGCGGCGATCACACCGTTCAAACAGCCATTCGCGATCGGGCAGGATAATCAGCGGCGAGAGTGCAATTACGCCGCCAATCCCGCCGATTTTCTGTTTTTGCCAGTCGCCGATAGTCTGGCCGCTTGAACGCACGACTTCCAGAGCGCGCTGGACCCGGGTTGTGTCGGTTGCATTGAGACGCGCGGCGGACGCCGGATCTTCAGCCTGTAACGCCGCATAGGCATAGCTGACGGCCAGCGCGCGGACAGCGGAGCGGATATCGGGATCGATTTCGGGAATCGGTGCGAGGCCTTCGAGCAGCGCGCGATGGTAGAGCCCGGTCCCGCCGACCAGAATTGCGGGCTTTCCTGCGCTATGCGCGGCCGCGATTGACGTCTTGGCGTCATCGGCCCAACGCGCCGCGGAACAGGCATCCGCGCCATCGATATAGCCGAACAGTTCATGGGGCAGGGCGGCTTCTTCAGCCTCAGACGGTCGCGCTGTGACGATCCGCAGGTCGCGATACACCTGCGCGCTATCGGCGTTGATAATGATCCCGCTCGCGCGCTCGGCGATCCGCATAGCAAGAGACGACTTGCCGCTTGCCGTTGGCCCGGCAATAAGCGCGACACGCGCGCCCTGATAGCTTTCCCTGGAGTTGCCCCGCATGCTCATTGCAACGCTCATAGCAGCAGATCGTCTTTCTGCAGGCGATATTTCGCTTGCGAAGGATATTCTGGCCGAGAGTGGAGCGTCGATTTCCGAGGATCGCTGGATTGAAGCGGAAAAAGCGGCGGACATCCGCTTTTCTGGAGATTTGTCAGCGGCCCGCAGCGCACTGGCGACAATTACTGACCCGATTGACGTCATCATCCAGGACGAGATCAATCGCGCCAAGAAACTATTCGTTGCCGATATGGATTCGACAATGATTACAGTCGAATGCCTGGACGAACTGGCAGATTATGCCGGGTTCAAGGACCAGGTCTCGGCTATCACCGAACGGGCCATGCAAGGCGAACTTGATTTTGTCGCGGCGCTCGACGAACGGGTGGCTCTGCTCGCGGATATGGACGCGGATGTTGTGAGCCGCTGC from Parasphingopyxis sp. CP4 harbors:
- the leuA gene encoding 2-isopropylmalate synthase, translating into MITDPSQKYRPFPQIDLPDRQWPSQTITAPPRWLSTDLRDGNQALIDPMDGEKKRRFFDLLVKIGLKEIEVGFPASGATDFDFIRGLVEGDAIPEDVMIQGLTQSRGDLIETTFASMAGAKQAIVHLYNAISPAWRKIVFQMDEDGVIDIAKRGADTLMAQAAKYPETDWHFEYSPETFSTAEIDLSVRICDEVIAIIDPTPDKPLILNLPATVEAATPNIYADQIEYFGRHISRRDSVIISLHTHNDRGTGIAAAELGLMAGADRIEGCLFGNGERTGNCDLVTMGLNMYSQGVHPGLDFSEINEIKSTVEYCNQLPVHPRHPYGGELVFTAFSGSHQDAIKKGFAAQEARNDELWEVPYLPLDPRDIGSDYEAVIRVNSQSGKGGVAWVLQQDQGLKLPKRLQAHFSLVVQELADETSRELNADDIWHAFQKRYGLSGEQRFELVDYEESRANGDRIFTGTIVHRGEQRSVSGRGNGLISSVLAALSDEWGITLDVVNYNEHAIGHGADAQAAAYLECVDGDGNTVFGVGISRDVATASVRAVLSAANGI
- the ilvC gene encoding ketol-acid reductoisomerase encodes the protein MRVYYDADADLGLITGKKIAIIGYGSQGHAHAQNLRDSGVTDVAIALREGSATRQKAVGAGFQVMSNAEAAAWADIVMMLAPDEHQAEIYADDLAPNMKEGAALAFAHGLNVHFGLIEPRADLDVIMIAPKGPGHTVRAEYERGGGVPCLMAIAQDATGNAHDVSLAYASGVGGGRSGVIETTFREECETDLFGEQAVLCGGLTSLVMAGFETLTEAGYAPEMAYFECLHEVKLIVDLMYEGGIANMRYSISNTAEYGDYHTGPRVITDETKAEMKRVLDDIQKGKFVQRFITDNRMGNPEMKAARKLQAEHPIEKTGAELRAMMPWIGANKLVDKAKN
- a CDS encoding MOSC domain-containing protein gives rise to the protein MMVEVMAVSRKGSHGIAKPNVDMIRLIDGHGVDGDAHFGKTVQHLSRIAKNPDQPNLRQVHLIHAELFEEVAAKGFAVAPGDMGENITTKGVNLLALPEGTELVLGDTARIRVTGLRNPCKQLNGHAPGLMDAVLDRDAAGNLIRKAGIMAVVITGGDVRAGDPIAVELPADEHRALQPV
- the mutL gene encoding DNA mismatch repair endonuclease MutL produces the protein MPIRRLPEHLVNRIAAGEVVERPASALKELVENAIDAGAQRIVVRLTSGGIDRVEVIDDGCGMSAEEMALALERHATSKLPDDDLEDVETLGFRGEALPSIASVARLTLESRVRGAEGWSRIVDNGDLVVEGPAALPPGTRVVVDNLFAKVPARRKFLRTPRSEYAAAADAVRRLAMARPDIGFTLEHDGRRNISVQPGETRAERVAGLTNRELTENSVVVEYQRGTAKLEGVASLPTFNRGVADHQYLFVNGRPVKDRLLIGAVRGAYQDLLARDRHPVLALFLTIPHGDVDVNVHPAKTEVRFREAGNIRGLIVGGLRHALDEAGFRSVQRPSAGALGNWQTEPVGAGAGQSPTGAPTAYPRSYQQDYRQGGAFFTPQGPNADQATGQASVWDQSPDYQPAPEGRAEAAEQPVPDATEHPLGIARGQVSETYIVAEAEDGLVIVDQHAAHERLVLERMNRAMAEGGVASQGLLVPEIVELDESACDALEERIGELTELGLELERFGPKAIMVRATPAMLGGGDVKGLVTDLADEIAAYDQHLSLKEKLDHVAATMACHGSVRAGRVLNVAEMNALLREMEVTPHSGQCNHGRPTWVKLGHGDIEKLFGRK
- a CDS encoding YHS domain-containing (seleno)protein, translated to MNKLVLAIAAVALSASACAPQTVTEEASAEDILAEVTDANTGPVYTGSGRNIAISGYDAVSYFVGDGTPVPGNEAHAVVYNGVQYHFANGENAETFQADPARYAPAYGGYCAWAAAGGDLAPGDPETYRIVDDRLYLNFNGAVQQRWEADIPGFIESADENYPRFASDAESGDSLEG